Within Sphingobium aromaticiconvertens, the genomic segment GGCCGAGCAGAAGGCGGCGGCGCGCGCCGCGTGGAAGGGATCGGGCGAAAAGGCGTCGGACGATGTCTGGTTCGACATTGCCGAAACGCTCGGCAGCACCGAATTTATCGGCTATTCCTCGACCGAGGGTGAGGGCGAGGTTCTGGCCATCGTCAAGGATGGCGCGCGGGTCGATGCCGCAGGCGCAGGCGACAGCGTGCTTGTCATCACCAACCAGACGCCTTTCTATGGTGAAAGCGGCGGCCAGATGGGCGACGCGGGCACCATTACGACGCAAGGCGGCATGACCGCCGATGTCGAGGATACGGGCAAGCCGCTGGGCCGCCTGCACGCGCACAAGGCAAAGATCGGCGTTGGTGCGCTCAAGATAGGCGACACCGTGCATCTGTCGGTCGACGTCGATCGCCGCGACCGCCTGCGCGCCAATCACAGCGCCACCCATCTGCTGCACGCGGCCCTCCGCAACCGGCTGGGCGCGCATGTCACGCAGAAGGGCAGCCTCGTCGCGCCTGACCGCTTGCGCTTCGACTTCTCCCATCCCGAAGCGTTGACTCATGCGCAGATCGCGCTGGTCGAGGCGGACGTGAACGCGCAGGTCCGGCATAATCAGGAGGTCACGACCCGCCTGATGACGCCCGATGATGCGGTCGGTGCGGGCGCGCTGGCGCTGTTCGGCGAGAAATATGGCGACGAAGTCCGCGTCCTTTCCATGGGGAAGGGGGACGCTCTTGAGGAGGATCGGCACAGCTATTCGGTCGAACTGTGCGGCGGCACCCATGTCCGCGCCACCGGCGATATCGCGCTGTTCAAGATCATCGGCGAAAGCGCGGTATCGAGCGGCGTGCGCCGGATCGAGGCGCTGACCGGGGAAGCCGCGCGCCTCTGGCTGTCCGACCGCGAGGATCGCCTGCGTCAGTCCGCCGCGACGCTCAAGACCACGCCCGACGAAGTGCCCGCGCGCATCGCCGCGCTGGTCGAACAGAGCCGCAAGCTGGAACGCGAACTGGCCGAGGCAAAGAAGGCGCTGGCGCTTGGCGGCGGTGGATCGGCGGCGGCTGCGGCCGGACCGGAAAAGGTCGGCACCATCAGCTTCCTCGCGCAAGTGATCGAAGGCCTGGATCCCAAGGAACTGCGCGGCATTGTCGATGGCAACAAGAAGACGCTGGGCAGCGGCGTTTCCGCCGTCCTTGCCGTCGTCGAAGGCCGGGCGACCATCGCCGTAGGTGTCACCGACGACCTGACCGCCACGATCAGCGCCGTCGATTTGGTCCGCGCAGGCGTGGAAGCGCTGGGCGGGAAGGGTGGTGGCGGCCGTCCCGACATGGCGCAGGGCGGTGGCCCCGATGGCGACAAGGCCGCAGCGGCGATCGACGCGGTGAGGGCCGTACTGGCCACCATATCCGCCTGATCAGGCGGATATGGTAGCTATGCTCAGTTGCGGAACTTCGTTGCCATTCCCAATATGTCGTCCAGTGGATTGCCATTGCCGTTAAGGTCGATCAGCGAACCCAGTCCGCCCTGGCCCAGTCCACCTTGTGCAGGCGCAGCGGCATTACCGCCGCCCAAAATCTTACCCAATAAGCCGCCTAATAAGCCGCCTCCAGCGGGCTCACCGGCTGCCGCACCCCGATTGCTGAACATATAGCCCGCGACGGCCATCGCCAGCATCGGCAACATCTTGCGCAGGATGGAGGGTTCGACGCCGCTGGTCTGCGCGGCGTGATCGGCCACTTGCCGACTTA encodes:
- a CDS encoding DUF937 domain-containing protein; amino-acid sequence: MDIGEMLKQTGALDSMSRELGIDATSAQAGAAALLPAILGGFKKQAQPDTGGMGGLMDVLGQLGGGGLLESLTSSNPTPTQPGNDVLGQIFGSKDVSRQVADHAAQTSGVEPSILRKMLPMLAMAVAGYMFSNRGAAAGEPAGGGLLGGLLGKILGGGNAAAPAQGGLGQGGLGSLIDLNGNGNPLDDILGMATKFRN
- the alaS gene encoding alanine--tRNA ligase; translated protein: MTSTNDIRRSFLDYFAGAGHTIVPSAPLVPHNDPTLMFVNAGMVPFKNVFTGLETRPYKTATSSQKSVRAGGKHNDLDNVGYTARHHTFFEMLGNFSFGDYFKEQAITHAWTLLTKEWGIPADKLTATVYHTDDEAFDLWKKIAGLPEHRIIRIPTKDNFWAMGDSGPCGPCSEIFYDHGDHIWGGPPGSPEEDGDRFVEIWNLVFMQYEQEANEIVGELPRPSIDTGMGLERVAAVMQGVHDNYDTDTFKALIAESGALSKTPTDGEHKASHRVIADHLRSTSFLIADGVLPANEGRGYVLRRIMRRAMRHAHIIGAKDPLMYRLVGSLVSEMGAAYPELVRAQPLIEETLLREETRFRKTLENGLRLLDEATGDMGEGDTLPGETAFKLYDTFGFPYDLTEDALRGRGLSVDRSGFDTAMAEQKAAARAAWKGSGEKASDDVWFDIAETLGSTEFIGYSSTEGEGEVLAIVKDGARVDAAGAGDSVLVITNQTPFYGESGGQMGDAGTITTQGGMTADVEDTGKPLGRLHAHKAKIGVGALKIGDTVHLSVDVDRRDRLRANHSATHLLHAALRNRLGAHVTQKGSLVAPDRLRFDFSHPEALTHAQIALVEADVNAQVRHNQEVTTRLMTPDDAVGAGALALFGEKYGDEVRVLSMGKGDALEEDRHSYSVELCGGTHVRATGDIALFKIIGESAVSSGVRRIEALTGEAARLWLSDREDRLRQSAATLKTTPDEVPARIAALVEQSRKLERELAEAKKALALGGGGSAAAAAGPEKVGTISFLAQVIEGLDPKELRGIVDGNKKTLGSGVSAVLAVVEGRATIAVGVTDDLTATISAVDLVRAGVEALGGKGGGGRPDMAQGGGPDGDKAAAAIDAVRAVLATISA